The proteins below come from a single Streptomyces sp. B3I8 genomic window:
- a CDS encoding M15 family metallopeptidase — MSDSRVAAIPVQDLGEALVDVRANGLPVDDRKRDATGAWAYVRHGVLSRLLHAQSLLPNGLRLLFIDGYRPPALQRQYFEEYSKELSRANPGWPPAELRQAASRFVSPPEIAPHSAGAAVDVTLTDHQGRELDMGTRVNASPEESDGACYTDAPGLSDRARTNRAALGRALSSAGLINYGTEWWHWSVGDRYWALQTKQPTAFYGLIELP; from the coding sequence ATGTCCGATTCGAGGGTCGCGGCGATCCCCGTGCAGGACCTTGGCGAGGCTTTGGTCGACGTCCGCGCAAACGGCCTGCCGGTCGATGACCGCAAACGCGACGCCACCGGGGCCTGGGCCTACGTCCGGCACGGAGTCCTCAGTCGGCTGCTGCACGCCCAGTCACTGCTGCCCAACGGGCTGCGGTTGCTGTTCATCGACGGGTACCGGCCCCCGGCGCTGCAGCGGCAGTACTTCGAGGAGTACTCGAAGGAGCTCTCCCGCGCCAACCCCGGGTGGCCGCCAGCAGAGCTTCGTCAGGCCGCCAGCCGCTTCGTTTCGCCTCCGGAGATCGCGCCGCACTCCGCCGGCGCGGCCGTGGACGTGACGCTGACCGACCACCAGGGCCGCGAGCTGGACATGGGCACGCGCGTCAACGCCTCCCCGGAGGAGTCCGACGGCGCCTGCTACACCGACGCACCCGGCCTCAGCGACCGGGCCCGCACAAACCGGGCCGCGCTGGGCCGCGCGCTGTCCTCCGCAGGCTTGATCAACTACGGCACGGAGTGGTGGCACTGGTCGGTCGGAGACCGGTACTGGGCGCTGCAGACCAAGCAGCCGACCGCCTTCTACGGCCTCATCGAACTGCCCTGA
- a CDS encoding phosphotransferase → MSGGQRHTEPVDVHLILRRESAAGPEVLLSRRAGQVYAAGLWHLPSGHLDGPHEDVVAALVREAREETGVVIDPADVRAAVTVHHRSPGGASRTGYFFEVRRWQGTARIAEPDVCDAMDWTPLDALPTGMVAYCRAGLDAYSAGARLAVHFQLPGDAIAFDSGTDRLRIVPDVTGRAFASCPDAAVVEFAERAVGRITEWTDASWARENSRVWRAQGIQGGTWYVKVHQNDKFHGREVRGLRTWAPALGAAAPRLVAADEKLLAVVLTAVPGRPLHGAVLAPDRQRAVFHRIGALARRIHQSSPARPAPAGSGPAVAKADRHLAGARPHLNPGDEEFVRKLVRRAEDLQPLEWVETHGDFQLRNILYTPDAADEADDPDVFVAVIDLERSEPGPAVRDLVRLSDAWVGRPDLFEAFLAGYGRSLTAAEEARLVIDAALDSVSGIAYGAAHGDPELVERGHRTLARLRAKHDATLSSKEQPGAR, encoded by the coding sequence GTGAGCGGCGGGCAGCGGCACACCGAGCCGGTGGACGTCCATCTGATCTTGCGGCGGGAGAGCGCGGCAGGTCCGGAGGTTCTGTTGTCGCGGCGGGCCGGCCAGGTGTACGCCGCCGGCCTGTGGCACCTGCCCTCGGGGCATCTGGACGGTCCGCACGAGGACGTCGTCGCCGCCCTGGTGCGCGAGGCGCGGGAGGAGACCGGTGTCGTCATCGATCCGGCCGACGTGCGGGCCGCCGTGACCGTGCACCACCGCAGCCCCGGAGGGGCCTCCCGCACCGGATACTTCTTCGAGGTCCGGCGGTGGCAGGGCACGGCCCGGATCGCGGAGCCGGACGTCTGTGACGCCATGGACTGGACGCCCCTGGACGCCCTTCCTACCGGGATGGTGGCGTACTGCCGGGCTGGCCTAGACGCCTACTCCGCCGGTGCACGTCTCGCTGTCCACTTCCAACTGCCCGGGGACGCCATCGCCTTCGACTCTGGCACCGACCGTCTGCGGATCGTGCCGGACGTCACCGGCCGGGCGTTCGCCAGCTGTCCCGACGCTGCGGTCGTGGAGTTCGCCGAGCGGGCGGTCGGTCGGATCACCGAGTGGACGGATGCGTCGTGGGCGCGCGAGAACAGCCGTGTCTGGCGGGCCCAAGGCATCCAGGGCGGCACCTGGTACGTGAAGGTCCACCAGAACGACAAGTTCCACGGCAGGGAAGTACGGGGACTGCGAACGTGGGCACCAGCACTGGGCGCGGCCGCACCTCGACTGGTTGCCGCCGACGAGAAGCTGCTGGCGGTGGTACTCACCGCGGTGCCGGGCCGTCCGCTGCACGGCGCCGTCCTTGCCCCGGATCGGCAGAGGGCGGTCTTCCACCGGATCGGCGCGCTGGCCCGGCGCATCCACCAGTCCTCTCCCGCACGGCCCGCGCCTGCCGGCAGTGGCCCGGCCGTTGCCAAGGCCGACCGGCACCTGGCCGGAGCGCGGCCCCATCTGAACCCGGGCGATGAGGAGTTCGTCCGCAAGCTCGTCCGGCGGGCCGAGGATCTGCAGCCGCTGGAATGGGTGGAAACCCACGGGGACTTCCAGCTGCGCAACATCCTCTACACCCCCGACGCCGCAGATGAGGCGGACGATCCCGACGTCTTCGTGGCGGTGATCGATCTCGAGCGCAGTGAGCCGGGACCGGCCGTACGGGATCTGGTCCGCCTGTCCGACGCCTGGGTCGGCCGCCCCGACCTCTTCGAGGCGTTTCTGGCCGGGTACGGCAGGTCCCTGACCGCCGCCGAGGAGGCCCGGCTGGTCATCGACGCAGCTCTCGATTCCGTGAGCGGGATCGCGTACGGGGCCGCCCACGGTGATCCCGAGCTGGTCGAACGCGGCCACCGCACGCTGGCCCGGCTGCGGGCCAAGCACGACGCGACCCTCTCGTCGAAGGAGCAACCCGGTGCACGCTGA
- a CDS encoding protein-L-isoaspartate O-methyltransferase has protein sequence MNPVDARAAMVAELEKKHGLRPGPVRDALLTLPREVLMPQAYVRRSAPGEEPPRWDLLDWSAPQDRPELLGLLYGGASVLVQHDGEPLMGRVRGTRSGASITSMSTVMGLTASLLEELDLRPGQRVLDVGTGAGVTAAVACQVCGDQEVVSLDRDRHLTDAARVRLADLDFRPEVVCGSGEQGLPGRKFDRVFVSYAVGRVPAALVKQLAPGGKLLAHVTSASPSWPALAVVERNDGGQITGELRAVEFAHRAGHGMERIWLSEDFRQRIAAEPGTWTQRSMLVPPADTDRGLWLAADHLLGGLVRDFGAEHLVIGAPACGSWLRVEPVGRSRWNVTTHGPRDIWKELQDLAVRWQAAGSPSRYRLLFEPDGGQRAVSACGRLSWRLPTRRALDEGASA, from the coding sequence GTGAATCCGGTCGACGCGCGCGCAGCAATGGTCGCCGAGCTGGAGAAGAAGCACGGGCTACGGCCCGGGCCGGTGCGCGACGCTCTGCTCACGCTGCCCCGCGAGGTACTGATGCCGCAGGCGTACGTGCGGCGCAGCGCCCCGGGTGAGGAGCCGCCGCGGTGGGACCTGCTGGACTGGTCGGCGCCGCAGGACCGTCCCGAGTTGCTCGGGCTGCTGTACGGCGGGGCCAGTGTGCTCGTCCAGCACGACGGTGAGCCCCTGATGGGCCGGGTGCGCGGGACGCGGTCGGGGGCGTCGATCACGTCGATGTCGACGGTGATGGGTCTGACCGCCTCGCTGCTGGAGGAGCTGGATCTACGCCCGGGTCAGCGGGTGTTGGATGTCGGGACGGGCGCGGGGGTGACCGCCGCGGTGGCCTGCCAGGTCTGCGGCGACCAAGAGGTGGTCAGCCTCGACCGGGACCGACACCTCACCGACGCGGCCAGGGTCCGGCTGGCCGACCTGGACTTCCGACCGGAGGTGGTGTGCGGGTCCGGCGAACAGGGTCTACCGGGGCGGAAGTTCGACCGCGTTTTCGTGTCGTACGCGGTGGGGCGTGTGCCGGCGGCCCTCGTCAAGCAGCTCGCCCCTGGCGGCAAACTGCTGGCGCACGTGACCAGCGCGTCACCGTCGTGGCCCGCCCTCGCCGTCGTGGAGCGCAACGACGGCGGGCAGATCACCGGAGAGCTGCGGGCGGTGGAGTTCGCCCACCGAGCCGGGCACGGAATGGAACGGATCTGGCTCAGCGAGGACTTCCGGCAGCGCATCGCCGCCGAGCCGGGCACCTGGACGCAGCGGAGCATGCTGGTGCCGCCTGCGGACACCGACCGGGGCCTGTGGCTGGCCGCAGACCACCTGCTCGGTGGGCTGGTGCGCGACTTCGGCGCCGAGCACCTGGTGATCGGCGCGCCCGCCTGCGGATCCTGGCTACGGGTGGAGCCGGTGGGGCGCTCTCGTTGGAACGTCACCACCCACGGTCCGCGCGACATCTGGAAGGAACTCCAGGACCTGGCCGTCCGGTGGCAGGCGGCCGGCAGCCCCAGCCGATACCGCCTCCTCTTCGAGCCGGACGGTGGCCAGCGGGCCGTATCCGCGTGCGGCCGTCTGTCCTGGCGCCTTCCCACCCGCCGTGCGCTCGACGAGGGAGCATCCGCGTGA
- a CDS encoding GNAT family N-acetyltransferase, with translation MHADPTSPHGERRAAEKFLVRAAVPQDGAAIIQLRSAYILSTPLSAQWIRRCADELAVRLMPDGDARAFVIDSPTGGPVACALGLIHPVLAAPSYPHGLAARVQMVATHPEYRRRGYARAVVGTLVDHLADEHITLFELHTSAEAAPLYRELGFSGSPALMRMTRHSECAVAAHDAQPEETWVPPEQYAQSLPKAVAFVCLYITDEEDRPLQLHSVYSPSHPWHMIGGAMDLGERPWDAAVRECREETGMSVKGPPRLLATVYGQPRAQRPYSTLQLVFDGGRLTAEQIRAITLDAREHDEARVLPLQLWQPLMPKGDFARLRAVEEARRTGVAAYVDSWGNA, from the coding sequence GTGCACGCTGATCCCACCTCCCCGCATGGCGAACGGCGCGCCGCTGAGAAATTCCTGGTGCGCGCGGCTGTGCCACAGGACGGCGCCGCCATCATCCAGCTGCGTTCCGCGTACATCCTGTCGACGCCACTGAGCGCTCAGTGGATCCGGCGGTGCGCGGACGAGCTGGCCGTCCGTCTGATGCCGGACGGCGACGCGCGCGCGTTCGTCATCGACTCCCCCACCGGTGGGCCGGTCGCCTGTGCTCTCGGGCTGATCCACCCGGTTCTTGCGGCGCCGTCCTACCCGCACGGGCTGGCCGCTCGCGTGCAGATGGTCGCCACCCATCCCGAGTACCGTCGCCGCGGCTACGCGCGGGCCGTTGTCGGCACGCTCGTTGACCACCTGGCCGACGAACACATCACCCTATTCGAGCTGCACACCAGCGCGGAGGCTGCGCCGCTGTACCGTGAGCTCGGCTTCAGCGGCAGCCCGGCACTGATGCGGATGACCCGGCACAGCGAATGCGCCGTCGCGGCGCACGACGCGCAGCCGGAGGAGACGTGGGTGCCGCCGGAGCAGTACGCCCAATCACTGCCCAAGGCGGTCGCGTTCGTGTGCCTGTACATCACCGACGAGGAAGACCGGCCCCTGCAACTGCACTCCGTCTACTCCCCCTCCCATCCCTGGCACATGATCGGCGGCGCGATGGATCTGGGCGAGCGGCCCTGGGACGCGGCCGTGCGCGAGTGCCGGGAGGAGACCGGCATGAGCGTCAAGGGTCCGCCCCGGCTGCTGGCCACCGTGTACGGGCAGCCCCGGGCACAGCGCCCCTACAGCACCCTTCAGCTCGTCTTCGACGGCGGGCGTCTCACCGCCGAACAGATCCGCGCCATCACGCTCGACGCGCGCGAGCACGACGAGGCCCGTGTCCTGCCCCTTCAGCTTTGGCAGCCGCTGATGCCGAAAGGCGACTTCGCGCGACTCCGCGCGGTGGAGGAGGCCCGCCGTACTGGCGTGGCCGCATACGTCGACAGCTGGGGGAACGCATGA
- a CDS encoding class I SAM-dependent methyltransferase — protein sequence MTYPDDPSPSLPAGHEALFAAAAAEYDRYRPGVPAEAAQLLADTVRDLPDPTLLDLGTGTGQVPRALLKALPTLAYIEGVDWSRPMLDQARAALTPLLGDCTLNLVQTSADVYAPLAPLPGEDRWTPDLITCCRAYHWMSGPDVLAMAHRIAAPQATLAIMGDGSLWTYEADWTRALRDLIQGYLGPRRRAGVLGDYLEPVRPFQEDLADSAWSEATEHRVPVTRSWTPEGVLGYLRTTSFAGAELFGERHAAFEDEARALLNELAASGSLLEEAVFTVLLARRPGDAR from the coding sequence GTGACCTATCCCGACGATCCCTCCCCGAGCCTGCCTGCGGGCCACGAAGCACTATTCGCGGCGGCCGCCGCCGAGTACGACCGCTACCGGCCGGGTGTGCCCGCCGAAGCTGCCCAGCTGCTGGCCGACACCGTCCGGGACCTTCCCGATCCAACACTGCTGGACCTGGGCACCGGCACCGGACAAGTCCCCCGGGCACTGCTGAAAGCTCTCCCCACTCTCGCGTACATCGAAGGCGTCGACTGGAGCCGGCCAATGCTCGACCAGGCCCGGGCCGCGCTCACGCCCCTGCTCGGGGACTGCACCCTCAACCTCGTCCAAACCTCCGCCGACGTCTACGCGCCCCTCGCCCCTCTGCCCGGGGAGGATAGATGGACGCCGGACTTGATCACCTGCTGCCGGGCCTACCACTGGATGAGCGGCCCGGACGTGCTGGCGATGGCGCACCGGATCGCCGCCCCGCAGGCCACACTGGCGATCATGGGGGACGGCAGCCTATGGACGTACGAGGCCGACTGGACCCGGGCACTGCGCGACCTGATCCAGGGCTACCTGGGGCCCAGGCGTCGCGCCGGAGTGCTCGGCGACTACCTCGAGCCCGTCCGCCCGTTCCAGGAGGACCTCGCCGACTCGGCGTGGAGCGAGGCGACCGAGCACCGCGTCCCCGTCACGCGTTCCTGGACGCCGGAGGGGGTGCTCGGCTACCTGCGCACCACGTCCTTCGCCGGGGCCGAGCTCTTCGGGGAGCGGCACGCGGCGTTCGAGGACGAGGCCCGGGCGCTGCTCAACGAGCTCGCAGCCAGCGGATCGCTGCTGGAGGAGGCCGTGTTCACGGTCCTACTCGCCCGGCGTCCGGGTGATGCGCGGTGA
- the fxlM gene encoding methyltransferase, FxLD system: MGYTRTDWSEHYTEGRGFRRLGDEEKRLLVEHAPAPMDGRALDVGCGTGELASYLASLGYTVDGADFAEGALKRARAEHAEAEAVRWLCVDVEHDDLADLAEGGYDLVVLRLSIAFVRDRARVLRRLAARLREGGVLVIITPVVEHTPEERRHIALDESELAALTDGFEQVERFDAQGLAVLVLRGPASSFSAEEKRRPEPQAVFGAAVVVTDASGRVLLGRSTRGMWELPAGRIETGEAAPAAAVRELAEETGLTARLEDAHVITVLHDDRLDVRRITAVVRVTTWSGELGLAEPHRLVRWEWHDLHALATLGKIFAPTTQALTAVWPGVLPGLPPMHSYACSAAVPPVPGEPAEAARLRERMADTVIEKGWAPSPRVQAALREVPRHRFVPEAPLETAYHDDLAVVTVRESPQTALSSVSAAWLQADMIEQLRPEPGMTVLEVGSGGYNAELLAHVLGERGRVVTVDVDAYVVHRTQRLCAEAGSGRVTAVLGDGGLGTPGHVPAKGFDGIMITHNASDIAPAWREQLAEGARLVVPLEMGGYTRSLTLVRRGDVLHCEHWTYCGFVRDRGAAARTAPAVPLAGGEVTVRWEDGEPDGTSGIEAALRGPRHELTTGLVVRGIFNFETLQVYAATTLPGFCRLATSKGSALVAQQDAAAMLSDGSLAYLTYRKVKDAPDPADRLTEFFIHGYGPAADELAERFADCVRTWDQQVRESGYPPMTVHPAGTPNEQLPTGDVLDKPSARLVFQWPGRVPNGAAGPARGGCRH; the protein is encoded by the coding sequence GTGGGATACACCCGGACTGACTGGTCCGAGCATTACACCGAGGGGCGAGGCTTCCGGCGGCTCGGGGACGAGGAGAAGCGCCTGCTCGTCGAGCACGCGCCGGCACCCATGGACGGCCGCGCGCTCGACGTCGGCTGCGGCACGGGCGAGCTGGCTAGCTACCTCGCCTCCCTCGGGTACACCGTCGACGGAGCCGATTTCGCTGAGGGCGCGCTGAAGCGAGCCCGCGCGGAGCACGCCGAGGCGGAGGCGGTGCGCTGGCTGTGCGTGGACGTGGAGCACGACGACCTGGCAGACCTCGCGGAGGGCGGCTACGACCTGGTCGTGCTGCGGCTGTCCATCGCGTTCGTCCGCGATCGTGCCCGTGTCCTGCGCCGTCTGGCCGCGCGTCTGCGCGAGGGCGGGGTGCTGGTCATCATCACGCCGGTCGTGGAGCACACCCCGGAGGAGCGACGCCACATCGCGCTGGACGAGAGTGAACTGGCTGCGCTCACCGACGGCTTCGAGCAGGTTGAGCGGTTCGACGCGCAGGGCCTGGCGGTGCTGGTCCTGCGCGGGCCGGCCAGTTCGTTCAGCGCGGAGGAGAAACGGCGGCCCGAGCCGCAGGCCGTTTTCGGTGCCGCAGTGGTGGTCACCGACGCGTCCGGACGTGTCCTGCTGGGCCGCTCGACCCGGGGCATGTGGGAACTGCCGGCGGGCCGGATCGAGACAGGGGAGGCCGCACCGGCTGCCGCTGTCCGGGAGTTGGCGGAGGAGACCGGGCTGACGGCGCGCCTGGAAGACGCTCACGTCATCACCGTGCTCCACGACGACCGCCTCGACGTGCGCCGCATCACCGCCGTGGTCCGCGTCACCACCTGGAGCGGTGAACTCGGCCTGGCCGAGCCGCACCGCTTAGTACGGTGGGAGTGGCACGACCTCCATGCCCTGGCCACCCTGGGGAAGATCTTCGCGCCCACCACGCAGGCGCTCACCGCAGTGTGGCCCGGCGTGCTGCCTGGGCTGCCGCCCATGCACTCCTACGCGTGCTCTGCCGCCGTCCCGCCGGTGCCCGGGGAGCCGGCCGAGGCCGCGCGGCTGCGTGAGCGGATGGCGGACACCGTCATCGAGAAGGGCTGGGCGCCCTCCCCCCGCGTCCAAGCCGCACTGCGGGAGGTCCCCCGGCACCGGTTCGTTCCCGAAGCTCCGCTGGAGACGGCCTACCACGACGACCTTGCCGTGGTGACGGTCCGGGAGTCGCCCCAGACCGCGCTCAGCTCCGTCTCCGCAGCCTGGCTGCAGGCCGACATGATCGAGCAACTCCGGCCTGAGCCGGGAATGACCGTGCTGGAGGTCGGCTCCGGCGGATACAACGCGGAGCTCCTGGCCCACGTCCTGGGAGAGCGCGGACGCGTGGTGACCGTGGACGTCGACGCGTACGTAGTGCACCGCACTCAGCGGCTGTGCGCGGAAGCCGGCAGCGGCCGGGTCACCGCCGTCCTCGGCGACGGTGGTCTCGGCACCCCCGGCCACGTCCCCGCCAAGGGATTCGACGGGATCATGATCACGCACAACGCGTCCGACATCGCCCCGGCCTGGCGGGAGCAACTCGCCGAGGGGGCGCGCTTGGTCGTTCCGCTGGAGATGGGCGGCTACACCCGCTCCCTCACCCTCGTCCGGCGCGGCGACGTGCTGCACTGCGAACACTGGACGTACTGCGGGTTCGTGCGGGACCGCGGCGCCGCCGCCCGTACCGCACCCGCCGTCCCACTGGCCGGCGGCGAGGTCACCGTGCGGTGGGAAGACGGTGAGCCCGACGGTACCTCCGGGATCGAGGCGGCGCTGCGCGGACCGCGGCACGAACTCACCACGGGCCTCGTCGTCCGCGGCATCTTCAATTTCGAGACCCTGCAGGTCTACGCAGCGACCACGCTGCCGGGGTTCTGCCGCCTGGCCACCTCAAAGGGTTCCGCGCTGGTCGCGCAGCAGGACGCGGCGGCGATGCTGTCGGACGGCTCCCTCGCCTACCTGACCTACCGTAAGGTCAAGGACGCCCCGGATCCGGCCGACCGGCTCACGGAGTTCTTCATCCACGGCTACGGGCCGGCCGCCGACGAGCTGGCGGAGCGCTTCGCCGACTGCGTGCGCACATGGGACCAGCAAGTGCGCGAGAGCGGCTACCCGCCGATGACCGTCCACCCGGCCGGCACCCCGAACGAGCAACTGCCTACCGGCGACGTGCTCGACAAGCCCTCCGCGAGGCTCGTCTTCCAGTGGCCCGGACGCGTTCCCAACGGGGCCGCAGGACCTGCTCGCGGCGGGTGTCGACACTGA